A section of the Chelmon rostratus isolate fCheRos1 chromosome 16, fCheRos1.pri, whole genome shotgun sequence genome encodes:
- the lrrc3b gene encoding leucine-rich repeat-containing protein 3B — MTVLDLWLSRSIPMCLLLQSLVLMALCFPSASMCPKGCICQRDPHLHGLNVTCSQSRLKEIPPSLPVDTVLLRLDHNQIGAVPDQAFHGLRLLRELNLSYNAVETLGEGAFSGIEATLQVLDLSHNRITSVHKDAFARLKARVIVDDNPWHCDCALQQAIGGMAHNHEAAARVLCRSSELRDQEGRPFLAVDTDLCNLAKRTTDYAMLVTMFGWFAMVISYVVYYVRQNQEDARRHLEYLKSLPSKPKKPDEADDISTVV; from the coding sequence ATGACTGTGCTGGACTTGTGGCTGTCGCGCTCCATCCCCATGTGCCTGCTCCTTCAGAGCCTTGTCCTCATGGCCCTGTGCTTCCCCTCGGCCAGCATGTGTCCAAAGGGGTGCATCTGCCAACGCGACCCCCACCTCCACGGCCTCAACGTCACTTGCAGTCAGTCCCGCCTCAAAGAAATTCCCCCCAGCCTTCCAGTCGACACTGTCCTGCTGAGGCTGGACCACAACCAGATAGGCGCCGTGCCCGATCAAGCCTTCCATGGACTCAGGCTTTTGAGGGAGCTCAACCTTTCATACAATGCAGTGGAGACTTTAGGGGAAGGTGCCTTCAGTGGCATAGAGGCAACGCTACAGGTGTTGGACCTCTCCCACAACCGCATCACTAGCGTACACAAGGATGCCTTCGCTCGGCTAAAGGCCCGTGTCATTGTGGATGATAACCCCTGGCATTGTGACTGCGCCCTCCAGCAGGCCATCGGCGGAATGGCCCACAACCACGAGGCTGCTGCCCGAGTCCTCTGCAGGAGCTCAGAGCTTCGTGACCAGGAAGGAAGACCTTTCTTGGCGGTGGACACCGACCTCTGTAATCTAGCCAAAAGGACCACAGACTACGCTATGCTGGTGACCATGTTCGGCTGGTTTGCCATGGTCATTTCATATGTGGTGTATTATGTCCGTCAGAACCAGGAAGATGCCCGACGCCACCTggagtacctcaagtctctcCCCAGCAAGCCCAAGAAACCTGACGAGGCTGATGACATAAGCACTGTTGTCTGA